A region from the Drosophila ananassae strain 14024-0371.13 chromosome 2L, ASM1763931v2, whole genome shotgun sequence genome encodes:
- the LOC6503418 gene encoding zinc finger CCCH domain-containing protein 14, with translation MECNLGSEIGQKMRSAVKAKLLELGTGGSSGFIDDELPDYVMVMVANKRTKQQMNAELNLFLGDQTDLFVTWLHEVLQKLQEVTLPTSSASSKKRKSKGQGEVSKSKEKDKKSSKKEKRTHRKSGDEFQEPQSSSADAMPVITSITDVFAEELLEKAKKNLDLGEIVPKKKKRKESIEEEEPLDREQDLPAPSEISSTTSGLNRQKDLAELAEIQKKIHAAKKHLRQIGEIEDDSEEEDDDLLNLSAQEESVDQEPIEETFQRELPPRKVKSPIVFNRNERTPEKQPVSEPEIDSRQEAATPEEEPPFKEDRAERRSVHDRLGTKAMESRSSQRTQKELYVPAHRRRGEPESSKDRGQRERSKDRSRDRSKDQRDSSKDTSRKRRSPSPSVGKSKQRIGSRVIVAVRKPPEPSDDEDIAEKPVNSVIKIKPRPQVSPRRQACKNLLLRAVADAQRSTILAKSTSRKESEETEKISSSLGKRKSVGKGERERERERDRSKRSAPNNELFRRSTRELVVNVTQRDGKRPRRANESHAEIKVVQEEYTPTPNAEEFENYVPQLLEDIDLHINTHDESLKTQFVVTLNGEKSVGGSSKAPATSSYRKSQNNSRRRDTSSPVSTPQVSSSSTEPTSTTTERRHRSNPRERSRSPNSASPSLQSTRNLNRSEALRQPQEIKKLIIKNDTDEDDEMNGSTKKRTSSKRQLSGTTNPANGHKDNKAHASDEVRSTTPPLPVSMRPEKRAASKERSTNTNPNTGDEQVASSSTVASTSIKSKHTPIRYTLKNEEEPSSNKKRRPDSRERDAVTVEKRKIPIRNAEDRKYDNLPALSAVSVDSTVLKVSKPKERCKYHPSCTKQFCEYYHPTAPCKSFPNCKFADKCMYSHPKCKFDMSCMSIDCNYAHSGQRDLSHVQLTAPPLSSHVIPVQNYKSISAPVTSTTATTMCKYYPNCSKIGCTFYHPKPCRFGKNCVNKLECIFYHPEMQSKFKWVASLG, from the exons ATGGAGTGCAACTTGGGCAGCGAGATTGGCCAGAAGATGCGC AGCGCCGTCAAGGCGAAGCTGCTTGAGCTCGGCACAGGTGGGTCTTCCGGCTTCATAGACGATGAGCTGCCGGACTATGTAATGGTTATGGTGGCCAACAAGCGCACAAAGCAGCAGATGAACGCCGAACTGAATCTATTTCTGGGAGATCAGACGGATCTTTTCGTGACTTGGCTGCACGAAGTGCTTCAGAAGCTGCAGGAGGTTACTCTACCAACTTCAAGTG CTTCCAGCAAGAAGAGAAAGTCTAAAGGCCAAGGCGAAGTTTCGAAATCAAAGGAGAAGGATAAAAAGAGCTCTAAGAAGGAAAAGAGAACACATCGGAAATCCGGCGATGAGTTCCAAGAGCCCCAGTCTAGTTCTGCTGATGCCATGCCCGTGATCACCTCGATAACAGACGTTTTCGCCGAAGAGTTGCTGGAAAAGGCAAAAAAGAATCTAGACCTAGGCGAGATTGTTCCAAAAAAGAAGAAACGGAAGGAGTCtatcgaggaggaggagccccTGGACCGTGAACAAGATTTACCTGCACCATCAGAGATCAGTTCAACCACATCCGGACTGAACAGGCAGAAAGATCTGGCCGAGTTGGCAGAGATTCAGAAGAAGATCCATGCAGCTAAGAAACATTTACGTCAAATAGGCGAAATCGAAGATGACAGCGAGGAGGAAGATGACGATTTGCTGAACTTAAGTGCCCAGGAAGAGTCTGTGGATCAGGAGCCAATAGAGGAGACTTTCCAGAGAGAGCTGCCGCCTCGGAAGGTTAAGAGTCCGATTGTATTTAATAGGAATGAAAGGACGCCAGAAAAGCAACCAGTATCTGAGCCTGAGATTGATTCTCGGCAAGAGGCCGCTACCCCAGAGGAAGAGCCACCATTCAAGGAGGACCGGGCAGAAAGGCGGTCAGTGCATGATCGATTGGGAACCAAAGCAATGGAGTCACGTAGCTCGCAGCGAACTCAAAAGGAGCTGTACGTGCCTGCCCATCGGCGTCGAGGTGAGCCCGAATCTAGCAAGGATCGGGGTCAGCGAGAGCGGTCCAAGGACCGGTCCCGTGACCGTTCAAAGGACCAACGTGATAGCTCAAAGGATACAAGTCGTAAGCGTCGCTCGCCGAGTCCGAGTGTAGGAAAATCTAAACAACGCATTGGTTCAAGGGTTATTGTGGCCGTGCGCAAGCCACCAGAACCGTCGGATGACGAGGATATCGCTGAAAAGCCAGTTAACTCGGTAATCAAGATTAAGCCCCGCCCGCAGGTGTCGCCGCGTCGTCAGGCTTGTAAGAATCTTCTCTTGCGCGCTGTGGCCGATGCTCAGCGTTCCACGATTCTTGCGAAGTCAACTTCCCGGAAAGAGAGTGAAGAAACGGAGAAGATTAGCTCCTCCCTGGGCAAACGAAAGTCTGTGGGAAAAGGTGAACGTGAACGCGAACGGGAAAGAGATCGCAGTAAACGAAGTGCGCCCAACAATGAGCTTTTCCGGCGGAGTACCCGCGAGCTAGTTGTGAACGTAACTCAGAGGGATGGCAAGAGGCCCAGACGCGCCAACGAGAGCCACGCCGAGATTAAGGTGGTGCAGGAGGAGTACACGCCCACCCCGAATGCAGAGGAGTTCGAAAACTATGTACCGCAGTTGCTGGAGGACATCGACCTTCACATAAATACCCATGACGAGTCGCTTAAGACCCAGTTTGTGGTCACTCTGAACGGAGAAAAGTCAGTGGGCGGCAGCAGCAAGGCACCAGCAACCAGTTCGTACCGTAAGAGTCAAAACAATTCGCGTCGCCGCGATACCTCCTCGCCAGTCTCCACGCCCCAAGTGAGCTCATCCAGCACTGAACCCACATCGACTACGACTGAAAGGCGACACCGCTCGAATCCTCGGGAGAGGAGCCGCTCCCCCAATAGTGCCTCGCCCTCGCTACAATCCACCCGCAACCTAAATCGCAGCGAAGCTCTCCGCCAGCCTCAAGAGATCAAGAAGTTAATCATAAAGAACGATACTGATGAGGATGATGAAATGAACGGGTCGACTAAGAAACGGACGTCTAGCAAACGCCAGCTATCGGGGACCACTAACCCGGCCAATGGTCACAAAGACAATAAGGCACACGCTTCCGACGAGGTACGATCGACCACGCCACCACTGCCAGTCAGCATGAGGCCGGAGAAACGGGCCGCCAGCAAGGAGAGATCCACAAACACAAATCCCAACACGGGCGATGAGCAAGTGGCTAGTTCGTCCACCGTCGCCTCCACTTCTATTAAAAGCAAGCATACTCCCATTCGCTACACACTCAAGAACGAGGAAGAACCGAGTTCCAACAAGAAGCGACGGCCCGATAGCCGGGAACGGGATGCGGTCACTGTGGAAAAGCGAAAAATACCCATTCGCAATGCGGAGGATAGGAAGTACGACAATCTGCCGGCAT taAGCGCTGTTAGCGTTGACTCCACAGTACTGAAGGTCAGCAAGCCCAAGGAGCGCTGCAAGTACCATCCTAGCTGCACAAAGCAGTTCTGCGAGTACTATCACCCCACGGCGCCGTGCAAGTCCTTTCCAAACTGCAAGTTTGCCGACAAGTGCATGTATTCGCATCCAAAGTGCAAGTTCGACATGTCTTGTATGAGCATCGACTGCAACTATGCCCACAGCGGCCAAAGGGATCTCAGTCATGTGCAGCTTACAGCACCGCCTTTAT CCTCGCATGTGATACCGGTGCAGAACTACAAGTCTATATCGGCGCCAGTAACCTCCACGACGGCGACAACGATGTGCAAGTACTATCCGAACTGCAGCAAGATAGGTTGCACCTTCTACCATCCGAAGCCGTGTCGGTTTGGCAAGAATTGTGTTAATAAGCTGGAGTGCATATTCTACCATCCCGAGATGCAGAGCAAGTTCAAGTGGGTCGCATCGCTGGGCTGA